A genomic window from Actinomycetes bacterium includes:
- a CDS encoding 1,4-alpha-glucan branching protein domain-containing protein yields the protein MSPPPVGTLCVVLHTHLPWLAGHGTWPVGEEWLHQAWSSSYLPLVEVLHGLADEGRGDLVSLGITPTLAAQLDDPGCLREHHAWLARWQLRAEELAVGTRDPHLRVAASREWRAAAGATRAFERRWRHGGSAALRPLVDAGTVELLGGPATHPVLPLLPGSLAGAAVTAGLDDAAVRLGRRPGGIWVPECAVAPGLQDVLDEAGVSHLMVEEATLRAAGRGTDRLWWWGGVLVAGRDLALTDRVWSSRSGYPSGPDYQDFHHLDEGSGFRVWRVTDPTKPDKAGYDPDRAAAAVSRDAVAFAGAVRERLLDRRRRGEEPLAVVAWDTELFGHWWHEGPQFLAQALRLLPEAGVRVATLGRVAAEQAGRAPEVDLPTGSWGHGKDLGLWAGPAVADLRADQQAVAAELLSAVRPSARPGAHRDRRLDAMTREALLLHASDWAFMVSRDSAAGYALDRHVGHLSAFRALAAGQQPATTHPPAHLPAPVPNVVVPHLDARTLVDGLVADEA from the coding sequence GTGAGCCCACCCCCGGTCGGGACGCTCTGCGTCGTCCTGCACACCCACCTGCCGTGGCTCGCCGGGCACGGCACCTGGCCGGTCGGTGAGGAGTGGCTGCACCAGGCCTGGTCGTCGTCCTACCTGCCCCTGGTCGAGGTGTTGCACGGGCTGGCCGACGAGGGGCGCGGCGACCTCGTGTCGCTCGGCATCACCCCGACCCTCGCCGCCCAGCTGGACGACCCCGGGTGCCTGCGCGAGCACCACGCCTGGCTGGCCCGCTGGCAGCTGCGCGCCGAGGAGCTCGCCGTCGGGACCCGTGACCCCCACCTCCGCGTGGCCGCGTCGCGGGAGTGGCGGGCAGCCGCCGGTGCCACCAGGGCCTTCGAGCGACGCTGGCGGCACGGCGGCTCGGCCGCCCTGCGCCCGCTCGTCGACGCAGGGACCGTCGAGCTGCTCGGCGGGCCGGCCACGCACCCGGTGCTCCCCCTGCTGCCGGGCAGCCTCGCCGGTGCCGCCGTCACAGCAGGCCTGGACGACGCAGCGGTCCGGCTCGGCCGGCGGCCCGGGGGCATCTGGGTGCCGGAGTGCGCAGTCGCCCCCGGCCTGCAGGACGTCCTCGATGAAGCCGGCGTCTCGCACCTGATGGTCGAGGAGGCGACGCTGCGCGCGGCCGGGCGGGGCACCGACCGGCTCTGGTGGTGGGGCGGCGTCCTCGTCGCGGGCCGCGACCTCGCGCTGACCGACCGGGTGTGGTCGTCGCGCTCCGGCTACCCGTCCGGGCCGGACTACCAGGACTTCCACCACCTCGACGAGGGCTCCGGCTTCCGGGTATGGCGGGTGACGGACCCGACCAAGCCGGACAAGGCCGGCTATGACCCCGACCGGGCCGCAGCGGCCGTTTCCCGCGACGCCGTCGCGTTCGCCGGCGCGGTGCGCGAGCGGCTGCTGGACCGGCGCCGGCGCGGCGAGGAGCCGCTCGCGGTGGTCGCGTGGGACACCGAGCTGTTCGGCCACTGGTGGCACGAGGGCCCGCAGTTCCTCGCGCAGGCGCTGCGCTTGCTGCCCGAGGCCGGCGTCCGGGTAGCGACGCTGGGCCGGGTCGCCGCCGAGCAGGCGGGGCGCGCCCCGGAGGTCGACCTGCCGACCGGGTCCTGGGGTCACGGCAAGGACCTGGGGCTCTGGGCCGGCCCCGCGGTCGCGGACCTGCGGGCCGACCAGCAGGCCGTGGCGGCGGAGCTCCTGTCGGCCGTACGTCCGTCAGCCCGCCCGGGAGCGCACCGTGACCGCCGGCTGGACGCCATGACGCGGGAGGCGCTGCTGCTGCACGCCAGCGACTGGGCCTTCATGGTGTCGCGGGACAGCGCGGCCGGCTACGCGCTGGACCGGCACGTGGGCCACCTCTCTGCGTTCCGGGCCCTGGCCGCCGGGCAGCAGCCGGCGACGACCCACCCGCCGGCGCACCTCCCGGCACCGGTGCCGAACGTCGTCGTGCCCCACCTGGACGCCCGGACGCTGGTGGACGGCCTTGTCGCGGACGAGGCATGA
- a CDS encoding electron transfer flavoprotein subunit beta/FixA family protein, whose product MNIVVCVKQVPDTWSEKKLDPSDSTLDRAATDPVMNEMDEYAVEEALTIQEAQGGEVTILCMGPDAATETVRKALSMGADKAVHIVDDALHGSDAIATSLALAKAVDHLGDVDLVLLGSESSDARMSVVPAMLAERLGRPQLTFAKEVTVGDGTVSVKRLTDDGYTVVEASLPAVVSVVEKINEPRYPSFKGIMAAKKKPVETLSLSDLGIEPGDVGLGGAWSAVESFEAAPPRQAGTVVKDEGGDGADKLLDFLASKKFV is encoded by the coding sequence ATGAACATCGTCGTCTGCGTCAAGCAGGTCCCCGACACCTGGTCGGAGAAGAAGCTCGACCCGTCCGACTCCACCCTCGACCGGGCCGCGACCGACCCGGTGATGAACGAGATGGACGAGTACGCCGTCGAGGAGGCCCTCACGATCCAGGAGGCCCAGGGCGGCGAGGTGACGATTCTCTGCATGGGTCCCGACGCGGCGACCGAGACGGTGCGCAAGGCGCTGTCGATGGGCGCCGACAAGGCGGTGCACATCGTCGACGACGCGCTGCACGGGTCCGACGCGATCGCCACGTCGCTCGCCCTCGCCAAGGCCGTCGATCACCTGGGTGACGTCGACCTGGTGCTGCTCGGCTCCGAGTCGTCCGACGCGCGGATGAGCGTCGTGCCGGCGATGCTCGCCGAGCGTCTCGGCCGCCCGCAGCTGACGTTCGCCAAGGAGGTCACGGTCGGCGACGGCACGGTGTCGGTCAAGCGGCTGACCGACGACGGCTACACCGTGGTCGAGGCGTCGCTGCCGGCCGTCGTCAGTGTCGTCGAGAAGATCAACGAGCCGCGCTACCCGTCGTTCAAGGGGATCATGGCGGCGAAGAAGAAGCCGGTCGAGACGCTCTCGCTCTCCGACCTCGGCATCGAGCCCGGTGACGTCGGCCTGGGCGGCGCGTGGAGCGCCGTCGAGTCGTTCGAGGCCGCGCCGCCCCGGCAGGCCGGCACCGTCGTCAAGGACGAGGGGGGCGACGGGGCGGACAAGCTCCTCGACTTCCTCGCGTCCAAGAAGTTCGTCTGA
- a CDS encoding class I SAM-dependent methyltransferase, with the protein MTDSAAPAPALTGERTLPGIWHENYWFRRHEAGYRWAVTILGTGARGIVVEAGVGEGYGAAMLARAGAGQVLGLDLNLPTLRHLKASQPGIAAAGANLVALPLADRAVDVVVSAQTVEHLWDQDRFVAECARVLRPGGRLLLTTPNRRTFPSGNPFHSRELDATEVTDLVAGHLEVDAVQGLHHGRRLHDIDAAEGDAGGIVTAQLATTYDRWHPHLADAVRSVAADDFAVGPADGCLDLLLVATRR; encoded by the coding sequence GTGACGGACTCCGCCGCACCAGCCCCCGCGCTCACCGGTGAGCGGACGTTGCCCGGGATCTGGCACGAGAACTACTGGTTCCGGCGCCACGAGGCGGGCTACCGGTGGGCTGTGACCATCCTTGGGACGGGCGCCCGGGGGATCGTCGTCGAGGCCGGGGTCGGGGAGGGGTACGGCGCCGCGATGCTCGCGCGTGCAGGAGCCGGCCAGGTGCTCGGTCTCGACCTGAACCTGCCGACGCTGCGCCACCTGAAGGCGTCCCAACCCGGCATCGCCGCCGCCGGGGCCAACCTGGTCGCGCTCCCCCTCGCCGACCGCGCCGTCGACGTCGTGGTCAGCGCGCAGACCGTCGAGCACCTGTGGGACCAGGACCGCTTCGTCGCCGAGTGCGCGCGCGTGCTACGGCCAGGCGGGCGGCTGCTGCTCACCACCCCGAACCGGCGGACCTTCCCGTCCGGCAACCCGTTCCACAGCCGCGAGCTCGACGCCACCGAGGTCACCGACCTGGTGGCCGGGCACCTCGAGGTGGACGCCGTCCAAGGTCTGCACCACGGGCGTCGGTTGCACGACATCGATGCGGCGGAGGGCGACGCAGGCGGGATCGTCACCGCTCAGCTCGCGACGACGTACGACCGCTGGCACCCGCACCTCGCGGACGCGGTGCGCTCGGTCGCCGCGGACGACTTCGCCGTCGGGCCGGCCGACGGGTGTCTCGACCTGCTGCTGGTCGCGACCCGGCGGTGA
- a CDS encoding electron transfer flavoprotein subunit alpha/FixB family protein, producing MAEVLVLVEHTDGEVKKVTFELLTLAARLGEPAAVLVGPGFDAAKESLAAYGASKVYVADAPELVDHLVAPVAEVLAKVVADSSPAAVLLASSADGKEVAARLALKTGSGVITDATDVTGEGGAVLAEQQVFGGSTIVRSKVSTGTPVVTVRPNSVPAEQTSGAAERVDVAVELSEAATAARIVDRVVEEKGERPELSEAAIVVSGGRGVGSGENFSVIEDLADALGAAVGASRAATDAGWYPHQHQVGQTGKTVSPQLYIAAGISGAIQHRAGMQTSKTIVAINKDPEAPIFELVDYGVVGDLHQVVPALTDKVKARKG from the coding sequence ATGGCAGAGGTCCTGGTGCTCGTCGAGCACACCGACGGCGAGGTGAAGAAGGTCACCTTCGAGCTGCTGACGCTGGCGGCCCGGCTCGGCGAGCCCGCGGCCGTCCTGGTCGGCCCCGGCTTCGACGCCGCGAAGGAGTCGCTGGCGGCGTACGGCGCGAGCAAGGTGTACGTCGCCGACGCACCTGAGCTGGTCGACCACCTGGTGGCCCCGGTCGCCGAGGTGCTGGCCAAGGTCGTGGCCGACAGCTCGCCCGCCGCGGTGCTGCTCGCGTCGTCGGCCGACGGCAAGGAGGTCGCCGCGCGGCTGGCGCTCAAGACCGGATCGGGCGTCATCACCGACGCGACCGACGTGACCGGCGAGGGCGGCGCCGTCCTGGCCGAGCAGCAGGTCTTCGGCGGCTCGACGATCGTCAGGTCGAAGGTCAGCACCGGCACGCCGGTCGTCACGGTGCGGCCCAACTCGGTCCCGGCCGAGCAGACGAGCGGCGCTGCCGAGCGGGTCGACGTTGCGGTCGAGCTCTCGGAGGCGGCCACGGCGGCGCGCATCGTCGACCGGGTGGTCGAGGAGAAGGGCGAGCGCCCGGAGCTGTCCGAGGCAGCGATCGTCGTCTCCGGCGGCCGTGGCGTCGGCTCGGGCGAGAACTTCTCGGTGATCGAGGATCTCGCCGACGCACTGGGTGCAGCCGTGGGTGCGTCGCGGGCAGCCACCGACGCGGGCTGGTACCCGCACCAGCACCAGGTCGGCCAGACCGGCAAGACGGTCAGTCCGCAGCTCTACATCGCGGCCGGCATCTCCGGCGCCATCCAGCACCGGGCCGGCATGCAGACCTCGAAGACGATCGTGGCCATCAACAAGGACCCCGAGGCCCCGATCTTCGAGCTCGTGGACTACGGCGTCGTAGGGGACCTGCACCAGGTCGTGCCCGCGCTCACCGACAAGGTCAAGGCCCGCAAGGGCTGA
- a CDS encoding cysteine desulfurase family protein, which translates to MSDHQVRPHLDRHYLDHAASTPMVPEAVEAMTRCLGTVGNPSSLHTAGRAARRLVEEARESLAAAVGARPSEVLFTGGGTESDNLAVKGLYWSRRAADPRRTRVLASAVEHHAVMDPALWLAEHEGAEVEWLPVDAAGRVDPAALDASIGSDPGSVALVSVMWANNEVGTVQPIAELAAVARAHEVPIHSDAVQAFGALPVDFEASGLDAMTVTGHKIGGPLGVGLLVLRRTVELTPVLHGGGQERDVRSGTLDTPAIVGLAAAAEVAVKLQPERAETSARLRDDLVRRLRAAVPDVVLGGDRDLTPGHRLPGNAHFSFPGCDGDALLLLLDAAGIECSTGSACSAGVPQPSHVLLAMGVPESLARGSLRFSFGHTSTAADVDAVLDEIGPVVERARRAGQVGAR; encoded by the coding sequence ATGAGCGACCACCAGGTCCGGCCCCACCTCGACCGGCACTACCTCGACCACGCGGCGAGCACGCCGATGGTCCCCGAGGCCGTCGAGGCGATGACCCGGTGCCTCGGTACCGTCGGCAACCCCTCCTCCCTGCACACCGCCGGGCGGGCGGCCCGACGGCTGGTCGAGGAGGCCCGCGAGTCGCTCGCCGCGGCCGTCGGCGCCCGGCCCAGCGAGGTGCTCTTCACCGGCGGCGGCACCGAGTCGGACAACCTCGCCGTCAAGGGCCTTTACTGGAGCCGTCGGGCCGCCGACCCGCGCCGGACCCGGGTCCTCGCCAGCGCCGTCGAGCACCACGCGGTGATGGACCCGGCGCTGTGGCTGGCCGAGCACGAGGGCGCCGAGGTCGAGTGGCTGCCGGTCGACGCCGCCGGCCGGGTCGACCCGGCGGCCCTCGACGCGTCCATCGGGTCCGACCCAGGCTCGGTCGCCCTCGTCAGCGTCATGTGGGCCAACAACGAGGTCGGCACCGTGCAGCCGATCGCGGAGCTGGCTGCTGTCGCCCGGGCCCACGAGGTGCCGATCCACTCCGACGCCGTCCAGGCGTTCGGGGCGCTGCCGGTCGACTTCGAAGCGTCCGGCCTCGACGCCATGACCGTGACCGGCCACAAGATCGGCGGGCCGCTCGGGGTCGGCCTGCTCGTGCTGCGCCGGACCGTCGAGCTCACGCCGGTCCTGCACGGCGGCGGCCAGGAGCGGGACGTGCGCTCCGGGACGTTGGACACCCCGGCCATCGTCGGGCTCGCCGCGGCCGCGGAGGTGGCGGTCAAGCTCCAGCCGGAGCGCGCCGAGACCAGCGCGCGGCTGCGCGACGACCTGGTCCGTCGGCTGCGTGCCGCCGTCCCGGACGTGGTGCTCGGCGGCGACCGCGACCTCACCCCGGGGCACCGGCTGCCCGGCAACGCGCACTTCTCGTTCCCCGGGTGCGACGGCGACGCGCTGCTCCTGCTCCTCGACGCGGCGGGCATCGAGTGCTCGACCGGCTCCGCGTGCTCGGCGGGAGTGCCGCAGCCGAGCCACGTGCTGCTCGCGATGGGCGTCCCCGAGTCGCTGGCCCGCGGCTCGCTGCGCTTCTCGTTCGGCCACACCTCGACGGCCGCTGACGTCGACGCCGTGCTCGACGAGATCGGCCCGGTCGTCGAGCGCGCCCGGAGGGCCGGCCAGGTCGGCGCCCGATGA